The window TGCTGTTCACCGTGCCGTTCGGGTTGACCGTGAACATGCCGGGTTGGGCGGCAGTGAAGATGTACGAGAAACTCACCCGGTCATCGATCACGAAGAAAAACGGAAGTTCAGGGACCGGCTTTGCCTTGGCCTTGACCGGCAAATCTGCGGCGCTGGCGAAGCCAGCTGGTGCGAGCATGGCAAGTGACAGCGCCGCTGCTGCAAATGCTCCGTGACGATAAGACATTCTGAGTACCCCCAAGTTTACGATCGAATGGTCAAGGCCCAGTTGCAGCAACCGAATGGATCAAGGCCCGCTGCGGTGACACTTGCGCCGTTCGTTAAGCCTGAGAAGCCTCAAGTTTCTCCAAGGCATGCCGCATGTTTCATCACGAACGGGTGATCCATCGGCAGCTTCCGCGTCTTGCGCGCCGATCACCGCATTGCAATCCGCCGCCACGGGCGAACGGAAGGGTTTACGAAAATGTCCATTTCGATTGGCTTTTCGCCAAGTTACGGCACTGCACAAACACAACCACAGCGCTCACGAATTGACGCCAACCACTCCTGTACACGATCGAACGATCCTGCCTATATTGATGGCAGGCCTGATAGGGCCGTTCCGATTTGTCGCGACCGTCACAATTATGCAACACGGAATCGCCCGTCCCGGTCGGGGATCAGGCCGAAATCGGTCGCGGTGCGGCTAAGGCACGTCAAAGGCTAAGAGAATCACCGGGCCGCGGCCTGCCGAAGAGTTGGGCAAACGCTGGCGCTTTTTCCCTACTTACGCCGACGTCCAAACTAGCCCAGTATTGAGGCACTCCATCCCTCGCACGCGTGACAACGAATGTTAGATCCGACACCAACCGGCCTGCGTTCCGGGGAACCGCCGCTGCTCCAGACCATCGGGCTAACCAAGCGCTACGGCGATTTTCTCGCAAACGACGCGATCGACATCGAAATCTGGCCGCGGCAGATCCATGCGCTTCTCGGCGAGAACGGCGCCGGAAAATCAACCCTGGTCAAAACCATCTACGGGTTGATTCAGCCGAGCGAGGGCGAAATGCGCTGGCTCGGCGAGAAGATGGTGCTGTCCGGCCCCTCAGAGGCGCGCGCGCGCGGCATCGGCATGGTGTTCCAGCATTTTTCGCTGTTCGACAATCTCACTGTCGCCGAGAATGTGGCGCTCGGACTCGACGGCAAGGAATCCTTCAAGGACATGTCGGCGCGGCTTGAGGAAGTGTCCAATGTTTACGGGCTTCCGCTCGACCCCAAACGCGAGGTGTGGCAGCTCTCGGTCGGCGAGCGCCAGCGCATCGAGATCGTCCGGGCCTTGATGCAAGATCCCAAATTCCTGATCCTCGACGAACCGACCGCGGTATTGACCCCGCAGGAAGCCGATCAACTGTTCATCGTGCTGGACCGCCTGAAGGCCGAGGGCCGCGCGATCCTCTATATCAGCCACAAGCTGGAAGAGGTGAAGCGGCTGTGCGACACCGCCACAATCCTGCGCGGCGGCAAGAAGGTTGCAACCTGCAACCCGCAAGCGGAAACCGCAGCCTCGCTGGCGCGCATGATGGTCGGCGCCGACATCAAGGAAGTCAAAGCCGCCGCGGGCCGGCATGTCACGGTGCCGCGCCTCGTCGTCAACGATCTCTGCCTCGAGCCCGACGATCCTCACGGCGTACGGCTCGCGCATATTTCGCTCGAGCTGAAGGGTGGTGAAATCTTGGGCATCGCCGGCGTTGCCGGTAACGGTCAGGACGAGCTGTTCGCTGCACTCTCGGGCGAGCGGCTGTCGCCGGATCCGGGCACGGTAGTGATCGACGGCCAAGCGGCCGGACATCTCTCGATCACGCAGCGACGCAAGCTTGGCGCGGCGTTCGTGCCCGAAGAGCGCTTGGGCCACGGCACCGCGCCGCGCATGAAACTTTCCGAAAACGCGCTTTTGACCGGCCACGCCGCCAGCGGCATGGTCAATCATGGTTTCATCAACACCGCCGCGACGTTAAAGGCGGTCGATCGCACCACCGAGACATTCGATGTGCGCAAAGCCAAGCGCGACCCCGAAGCGGCAAGCCTGTCCGGCGGCAATTTGCAAAAGTTCATCGTCGGTCGCGAAATATTGCGTAACCCCGCCGTGCTGGTGGTCAGCCAGCCGACCTGGGGCGTGGACGCCGGCGCGGCGGCCGTGATCCGTCAGGCGCTGCTCGATCTTGCCGCCGCCGGCGCTGCCGTGCTGGTGACAAGCCAGGATCTGGATGAACTCGCCGAGATCGCCGACCGTATTGCGGTGATGTTCCACGGCCACCTCTCGGCGCCGATGGCGACTGCGGACGCTAGCCGCGAGAAGCTCGGCCTGCTGATGGGCGGAAGCAGCCTGGAGCAAAAGGAAACGGCTCATGCGGTTAGTGCTTGAGAAGCGGGCCGAGCGATCCAACACGATTGCGCTGGTATCGCCACTGATCGCGATCGGCTTGACGATCGTGACCATGAGCATCCTGTTCGCCATTCTCGGCAAGAACCCGATACTAGCGCTTTGGGTCTACTTCATCGATCCCTTGACCGACAGCTATTCGCTGCAGGAACTCGCGGTCAAAGCAACGCCGCTCGTGATGATCGCGATCGGCCTGTCGCTGTGCTATCTCGCCAACGTCTGGAACATCGGTGCGGAAGGTCAGTTCCTGATCGGCGCCGTTGCGGGTAGCTGGCTCGCGGTGAAAACGCAGGGCACCGAGGCCGGACATTGGGTGATGCCGGCGATGCTTTTGCTCGGAGCTGCGGCGGGCGCGCTCTATGCCCTGATACCGGCGATCTGCAAGGTGAAGTTCGGCGCCAGCGAAATCCTCACCAGCCTGATGCTGGTCTATGTGGCTGACCTGTTCCTCGATTATCTCGTCCGCGGTCCGTGGCGCGATCCGGCCGGCTTCAATTTCCCGACCACCGCCGAGTTCGATCCGGTCGCAACCGTGCCGCTCCTGATCCAAGGCGGCCGGCTGCATCTTGGCGCCGTCATCGCGCTTGTCGTCGTCGCCGCGGCCACCGTGCTGCTTGGGCGCACCATCAAAGGTTTTGAAATTCGGGTGGTCGGTGCCGCCCCCCGCGCGGCGCGTTTCGGCGGCTTCAATTCCGACCAGCTGATCCTGCTGACATTCGCCATCTCCGGGGCGCTGGCCGGACTTGCCGGAATCATCGAGGTCGCAGGTCCGGTCGGGCATCTGCAGCCGGGCATTTCACCCGGCTACGGTTTCACCGCGATCATCGTCGCGTTTCTCGGCCGGCTGAACCCAATTGGAATATTAATTGCAGGTCTTTTCCTCGCACTTACCTTCATCGGCGGCGAGCAGGCCCAGATCGCAATGAAAATCCCGTTGGACGTCACCAAGGTATTTCAGGGCATTCTGCTGTTCTACGTGCTCGCCTGCGACAGTCTCATTCTCTACCGCTTCCGGCTCATTTTCCCGTCACGACAGGTGCACAGTGGAACTGGTTGAGGCGATCATCCTTTCGGTGCTGGCGGCATCGACGCCGCTGCTGATCGCGGCGACCGGCGAACTCGTGACCGAACGCGCCGGCGTGCTCAACCTCGGCGTCGAAGGCATGATGATCGTCGGCGCGGCTTGCGGGTTCGGCGGAGCCTTGCTGTCGGGCTCGATCATTATTGGCGCGATCTGCGGCATTGTCGCGGGCACCCTATTGTCTCTGATCTTCGCGATGATGGCGCTCGGGCTAGCGGTCAATCAGGTTGCTACCGGTCTCGCGCTGACTATTCTCGGCATTGGATTGTCCGGCCTGATCGGCGCCGGCTTCGTCGGCGAGAGAATAACGCCGGCACCGCATCTCTACATCCCCGGCCTGACCGACATTCCGCTGGTCGGACGCATCTTGTTCGGCGAGGACGCCTTTATCTATTTGTCGCTGGCGCTGGTGATTGGCGTCTGGCTGTTTCTCTACAAGACGCGGACAGGCCTGGTGCTGCGGGCGGTCGGTGACAATCACGTTTCCGCGCACGCGCTCGGATATCCGGTGCTCAAGATCAGGATGTACGCCGTGATGTTCGGCGGCGCCTGCGCCGGCCTTGCGGGGGCTTATCTGCCGCTCGCCTATACGCCGTTCTTCATTCCGGGCATGACCGCCGGCCGCGGCTGGATCGCGCTCGCCCTGACCGTGTTCGCGTCCTGGCTGCCGGGCCGCCTCGTGATCGGCGCCTATCTGTTCGGCGCGGTGACGATTCTGCAGCTTCATGCCCAGGGCGCCGGTATTGGCGTGCCCTCGCAATTCATGTCGTCGCTGCCTTATCTGGCAACCGTCATCGTTCTGGTGCTGCTGTCGCGCGCCCGCACCGGCGGCTCGACCGCGCCGGCCGCACTGGGCACCGTGTTCGTGCCTGACCGCTGATTTAGTATTCCGGGCGTGCGCGATGGGGCGCCGCGTCCGGAACTGATGTTCCCCCCGACTGTTTGGAGATTTGACGATGAGGAAAAAACTTTTTGCCGCGGCCTCCGCGTTTCTGCTGGCCGGCGCTATCAGCAGCGGCGCCTCGGCCGCCGACAAGTTGAAGGTCGGGTTCATCTATCTCGGCCCGGTCGGCGACCTCGGCTGGACCTATCAGCACGACCTCGCCCGCCAGGCTCTGGCCAAGGAACTCGGCGACAAGATCGAGACGACCTTTCTGGAGAACGTGCCGGAAGGGCCCGACGCCGAGCGTGCCGTCGAGCAGCTCGTCCGCGCCGGCAACAAGCTGATCTTCACGACGTCGTTCGGTTACATGGACCCGACGCTGAAGGTGGCGAAGAAATACCCGAATGTGCATTTCGAGCACTGCTCGGGCTACAAGCGTGACGCCAACATGGCGACCTATTCGGCGCGCTGGTATCAGGGCCGTTACATCCAAGGCCAGATCGCAGCCAAGATGTCGAAGGCCGGCGTGCTCGGCTATATTGGTTCGTTCCCGATTCCGGAGGTCGTCTCGGGCATCAACGCCACGATGATCGGCGCGCAGACGGTCAATCCCAACATCAAGGTCAAGATCATCTGGGCCAACTCCTGGTTCGACCCCGGCAAGGAAGCCGACGCTGCGAAAGCGCTGCTCGATCAGGGCGCCGACGTGATCATGCAGCACACCGACTCACCGGCGGCGATGCAGGTCGCGAGCGAACGCGGCAAGCTGGCGTTCGGCCAGGATTCCGAAATGATAAAGTTCGGACCCAAGGCGCAGCTTACCTCGATCCTCGACACCTGGGCGCCCTATTACATCGCTCGCGTCAAGGCAGAGCTCGACGGCAGCTGGAAGTCCGAGGATACCTGGGGCGGGCTCGAGACCAAGATGTTCGCGATGGCGCCTTACACCAACATGCCTGACGACGTGAAGAAGATGGCGATGGATACCGAGGCCGCCCTCACCGCCGGCAAGCTGCAACCGTTCAAATGTCCTGTCGTCGCCCAGGACGGCACCACGGTCGAATGCAAGGGCGGCGACCATCTCGCCGACCCTCAGGTGCTCGGCATGAACTTCTACGTCAAAGGCATCGACGACAAGATTCCCGGCAAGTAAGGCCGGGCACTCCCGAGACTACCGGGTCCGGGCGGCAACGCCCGGACCCTTTTTCTTTCGCGCCGATAGCTGAGCGTTTTCACCCCACTTGCATCGTGTGCGCGGCGGCGCAGTGGCGCCGGATCAGGTCTGAAACGTCGAGCCCGGGAATGGCGCCGTCGGTGACCGCCCAGTGGCCGCCAACCATCACCCGGTCGGCGCGATAGGCGCCGCACAGCACGAGCGCCGCCAGGGGATCGCCGTGGCCGGAGAAACGCAATTCGTCGAGCTTGAACAACGCCAGATCGGCGGCCTTGCCGACCGCGATCTCGCCAAGTTCGGGACGGCCGACGCAGGCCGCCGATCCCTTCGTTGCCCAGCGCAGCGCGTCCTTGTGGCTGACGCGGGTGACGCCGTAGCGGGCACGCTGCAGCAGGAACGCCGCGCGCACCTCCTGCATCAGGTTGGATTTGTCGTTCGAGGCCGAGCCGTCGACGCCGAGGCCGATCGCGACCCCCGCCTCTTCCATGTCGCAGACCGGACAGCAACCGGACGCCAGAAGCTGATTGCTGCAGGCGCAATGGCTGATCGTGGTCTTGGCCTTACCCAAGCGCTTCATCTCGGCGGCATTGAAATGAATGCCATGGGCGAGCCAGGTCCGCGCGTTGAGCCAGCCGCTTTCCTCGAGATAATCCAGCGGCCGGCAGCCATGCATCTGCTCGCAGAATTTGTTCTCGTCCTCGGTCTCCGCCAGATGCGTATGCATGCGGACATCGAGCTTTTCCGCAAGCGCCGCGGTGGCGCGCATCAACGAGGTCGTCACCGAAAACGGCGAGCACGGCGCCAGCGCGATCTGCACCATGGCGTCTTCGCCGCGCTGATGATGCTTTGCCACCAAGCGCTCGCTGTCCGCGAGGATAGTATCTTCGTCCTGCACCACGCTGTCCGGCGGCAGGCCGCCGTCGCGCTGCGAGCGGTTCATCGAGCCGCGGGTCAACAGCACGCGGACGCCGAGCCGTTTTGCCACCGCAACTTCGATATCGATGGCGTCCTCAAGCCCCGCGGGAAACACGTAATGATGATCGGTCGTGGTGGTGCAGCCGGACAGCAGCAATTCCGACATCGCCACGGTGACGCCAAGTTCGAGCGCCTCCGGGGTCAGCCGCGCCCATACCGGATAGAGCGCCTCAAGCCACGGGAACAATTCCCGGTCAAGCGCCGCCGGCAGCGCCCGGGTCAAGGTCTGGTAGAAATGGTGATGGGTGTTGATCAGCCCCGGCAGCACCACATGGTCGCCGGCCTCGAAGAACGCCGCCGATGTCCTGGGCTGGCCGCCCTTCGGCACCAGCTCGACGATCCTGCCGTTTTGGACAACGACGCCCCGCTCCGCGCCATCGGCGAGGATGGCCAACGGATCCTTGATCCAGATCGCCCGATTTGGGTCCATCATGTTACTTTCTCCAGGGGACCGGAATTGCGAAACTAAAGCCACCCTGCAATTCAAGGACCAGCCCGATCCATGCGAGAGTTGGCGCCGGTCTTGCAAGAATTCTTAAACGGAGATGCATCTCTTTGAAAGCGCTAGCGTATCCATGGATTTGAACACGATTACCGAAGTCGCTCACCCCAAGAGCCGCGCGCAACTGCCCGTTTGGACGGCAGGCGATGCTTGGCTCGCGGGCGGGACCTGGCTGTTCTCCGAACCCCAGTCCCATCTGAGGCGGCTGATCGATCTGACCGACCTCAAATGGCCGGCGCTCACGATCGGGGAGGCCGAGCTTTCGATCGCGGCGACCTGCACGGTGGCGCAGCTCGACGCGCTCGCCTGCCCGCCGGAATGGCTCGCCGCACCCCTGATCAACCAATGCTGCCGAGCGTATCTGGCATCCTTCAAGATCTGGAAGACCGCCACCGTCGGCGGCAATCTCTGCATGTCGCTGCCCGCCGGCCCAATGATCTCGCTGACATCGGCGCTCGATGGCGTCTGCACGATCTGGAAGGCGGACGGCAGCGAGCAGAAGCTGCGCGTCACCGATTTTGTTATTGCCGACGAGCGCAATGTGCTCGCGCCGGGCGACCTGTTGCGGCAGATCGATATCCCACTCGCAGCGCTGAAACGACGCTCGGCTTTCCGACAGATCTCGCTGACGCCGGTAGGCCGCTCGGCCGCCTTGCTGATCGGCAGCATCGATAGCGGCGGCGGCATGACGCTGACGATTACAGCATCGACCAAGCGGCCGGTCCAATTGTCCTTTGCCAAAGGCCCGCAGGCCGAAGAACTGCGCGAGGCGATCCTGGATCACATTCCGGACGCGCTCTATCATGATGACGTCCACGGCAAGCCGGCATGGCGCAAGCACATGACGCTGCGCCTTGCCGAAGAGATTCGCAGGGAATTGCAAGGCCCGGCCCACTCATGACGTTTGAGATCAACGACAAGGCGTTCTCGGAAAATCCGCGCGCGGGGCAATGCCTGCGGACGTTCTTGCGCGACCTCGGGCATTTCGGCGTCAAGAAAGGCTGCGACGCCGGCGACTGCGGCGCCTGCACCGTGCTGCTCGACGGCGAGCCGGTACATAGTTGCCTGATCCCGGCGTTTCGCGCCGACGGCCATGCCGTCACCACCATCGAAGGCCTCGCTAGCGATGGCGGCACGCATCCGATGCAACAGGCATTTCTCGATGCGCAGGGCTTTCAGTGCGGCTTCTGCACCGCCGGCATGATCCTGACCTGCGCGTCGCTGAACCAGGCGCAACGGCAGGATCTCGGGGCTTCGCTGAAGGGAAACATTTGCCGCTGCACTGGCTATCGCGCGATCGAGGACGCGCTCGACGGCAAGACCAATATCGAGGACGCCGCCGCCGGCACCGCCTTCGGCCGCAGCCTGCCGGCGCCGGCCGGACCGCAGGTGGTTCGGGGCGCGGCGCGCTACACCTTCGATACGGCGGTGGAAGGTTTGCTGCACATCAAACTGCTGCGCTCGCCGCATCCGCACGCCAAAATCATCTCGATCGACAAGACCGCGGCATTGGCCGTTCCCGGCGTGCATGCGGTCCTGACCTTCGAAGACGCGCCGCGCCGGCTGTTTTCCACCGCGCGGCACGAAAGAGTCTGGATGGATCCGGACGATACCCGCGTGCTGGACGATGTCGTGCGCTTCATCGGACAGAAAGTCGCCGCCGTCGTTGCGGAAACCGAGGCGGCTGCCGAAGAAGGCTGCCGCCGCCTCAAGGTCGACTACGACATCTTGCCGGCGGTGTTCGATCCCGAACAGGCGATTGCGCCCGGCGCGCCGCTGCTTCACGCGGACAAAACAACGGAACAGCGCGTGACCGGCGCGGGGCGGAACATCGTCGCGGAAACCCATGGCGAGTACGGCGATGTCGCCAGCGCGCTTAAGCAGTCCGCGGTCACCTATGAGGGCACGTTCACGACCCAGCGCGTCCAGCACGCTGCCTTGGAAACCCATGGCGGGCTCGCCTGGGTCGACGCCAGCGGCATCCTGAACGTACGCTCCAGCACGCAGACGCCGTTCCTGACGCGGCGGGCGCTGACGGAGATTTTTGACCTCGCCCCGGACAAGGTCCGGGTGTTCTGCGAACGGGTCGGCGGCGGCTTTGGCGGCAAGCAGGAAATGTTCGTCGAGGATATTCTGGCGCTCGCTGCGCTCAAGACCGGACGCCCGGTGAAACTGGAGTTCACCCGCGAGGAGCAATTCATCTCGACCTCGACGCGGCATCCGATGCGCGTCAGCGTCAAGGCCGGCGCCGACAGTGACGGAAAACTGACGGCGCTGCAGCTCGACGTGCTCTCCAACACCGGTGCCTATGGCAATCATGGCCCACCGGTGCTGTTCCATGCCTGCGGCGAGTCGCTCGGCGTCTATAATTGCCCGAACAAGAAGGTCGACGCCGTCGTCGCCTATACCAACACGCTGCCGGCGGGCGCCTTCCGCGGCTACGGCCTGCCGCAAACGCTTATCGCGGTGGAAGCCGCCATCGACGAACTGGCCAAGGGTCTTGGCATCAGTCCGTTTGAGATCCGCCGCCGCAACATCGTCAAGCCCGGCGATCCCATGCTGTCGCCGCCGGGCTCCGGGCATAACGACATCTTCTACGGCTCCTACGGGCTCGATCAGTGCCTCGACCTGGTCGAGCGCGCGATGCAGGCCGAAGCACCCAAGGTCGAGCTCTCCGCCGACTGGCTGATCGGCGAAGGCATCGCGCTGACCATGATCGACACCGTGCCGCCGGACGGGCATATCGCGGATGCCGCGATTGCGCTCTGCGAGGACGGCTCCTTCGAGCTGACCGTCGGCACCGCCGAGTTCGGCAACGGCACCTCGACGGTGCATCGCCAGATCGCCGCGACCGCGCTTGCGACCACCGTCGACCAGATTCGCCTTAGGCAATCGGACACCGCGCATGGCGGCCACGACACCGGCGCCTATGGCTCTACCGGCACGTTTGTCGCCGGACGCGCGACCCAGGCAGCGGCGAAAAATCTCGCCGACGATCTCAGGGTATTCGTTTCCACCGCGGCCAAGACCGATCCCGACGCTTGCGTGCTCGAAAACGATTCCGTGGTCTGCGGCAAGGAGCGCGTCTCGTTCGCCAAGATCGCCGAGACCGCGCGCGCGCAAGGACAGTCGCTTCACGCAACCGGCTCTTCCGGGGGTACGCCGCGCTCGGTTGCGTTCAACGTGCAGGGTTTTAGGGTCGCCGTGAACAAGGGTACCGGCGAAATCAAGATTCTGAAGAGCGTGCAGGCCGCCGATGCCGGCCGGGTCGCCAATCCCATGCAATGCCGCGGCCAGGTCGAGGGCGGCGTCGCGCAGTCGCTCGGCGCCACCCTCTACGAGGAGATGGTGATCGATGAGGGCGGCCGCGTCGTCAATCCGAAATTCCGCGACTATCATTTGCCGTCCTTTGCCGACGTTCCGCGCACCGAAGTGTTGTTCGCCGACACCAGCGATACGCTGGGGCCGATGGGCGCCAAATCGATGAGCGAGAGCCCCTATAATCCGGTCGCCGCCGCGCTCGGTAACGCGCTTGCGAATGCCACCGGCATCCGCTTCGCGTCGGTGCCGTTCAAGCCGGACCGGCTGTGGCCGAAGCTTCAGGAGAAGTTTGGCTCGTAATCACCCCCGCCCCACCGTGCATTCGATCTGGCCGTGGGGCTCGTCGGTCGGCAGGAAGACGTCGTTGTGGTTATCGAGCCCGAATGCCGACAGGTTCATCGGGATGAAGTGCATGTTCGGGCAGGCCATGCTGATCTCGGAAATTTCCGGCACCGCCGCAAGCGCCGCTTCGCCCATCCGGTACAAACTGTCCTGCACGCTCGAGCTATAGGTGGTGCCGAACACTTCCAGCGCGGTCGAAAGGATCTTCGCGTTGGTGGCCGGATAGTTTTCCGGCTTCGCCGACCATTTCCAGGACGCCACCATGGAGGTCGCACACATCCGGTCGTTGGTTTCCTTGATCGTCGTGTAGGGATCCTTGACATAGTTTTCCCAGCCCGACTGGGTCGACTTCATGAAGGTAAACCCGTCGATGCCGGAAGCGAGCGTCGATCCCTGGCGAGTGGCGGTGACTTCGACGGTCGGCTTGCCGTTGCCGTCGAGCACAAAACTGTGCGGATGCGGCTTGCCGCCGAAACTGAGCCGGCTCCATTTTGTCTCATGCGCGGTGATCGCCACCGAACTGACCTGCGGATAAGTGTCGAGATATTTCGTGGCCAGCACTTGGCAGAATTCCTCCGTACAGAGAGAGGTGTTTTCTCGCGCGACGATGTTGACGACGTTCTTGATGGTGTCGGTCGAGACCGAGGTCGAGTTGTCGGCGTGCGTATAGGCGCGGGCAAAATCGCCCTCGATCATCGCCTTGACGTTGAGCTGGCTGACCTCGTGGCGATCGCCATCGCGATGGATGCGCATGACGCGAACCCGGCCCTTGCCGTATTTGTTTTTTATCAGTGGCACGTGCGAGACCTCCTGTTCAATCGGCGATTTTTGCCCGGCTCCGTTTCGCACCGGCCCCGGTCAATGAATAGCAACCTGCGTGCCAATTCAACTCCCCCGATAGGTCGCGTAGCTCCAGGGCGTGACCAATAGCGGCACGTGGAGATGGCCTTCGGGATCGCTCACCGAAAAACGTAACGGTATTTTATCGAGGAACGGCGGATCGGACATCGGCACCTGCCGTTCGGTAAAATATTTCCCGACGCTGAAGGTCAGCTCATAGCGCCCGATCGGCACCGGCCGGCCGCCGATCAGGGGCTTGTCGGTGCGGCCATCGGCATTGGTGATGGTGCGGGTCACGACGCGGCTTGAGCCGAGCTCGGATAGTTCGACGAGTTCGACCGCGATGCCGGCCGCGGGCCGGCCGCTATGCGTATCCAGCACATGGGTCGACAGCCGCCCATGCACCTGCAGCCGGTCGTCGCCAACGACGAGTAAATCAAGGCGCAGTGCCGCGATCCGGCAGATCTCCTCGATCGATTTCCGCGTCTCGGTTTTGGCATCGTTCGGCAGGCGGCGCTCGAAATCGCGCAGGATCGAATCCTTGGTGTGGCGGCGAACACTGACGATGTAAGGAAAACCGAATTTGGCGCGGTAGGCATTGTTGACGCGCTCGAACGCCTCATATTCGGCATCCGACAAGCGGTCGAAGCCGACGCTGTTCTGTTCGTCATTGGATTCCGCGGTGAGGCCGGCGGCACGCTGGGTCTTGTTGGCGAGATCGGGATGCGCTTTTATCAGTGCAAGGCGCAGTTCGGGGGCCCCGCGATCGACGGCGGCCTTCATCGCGGCGAACAACGCCTTCACGCCGGCAAACGGCCGTGCGGATGCCGCCTGCTCGGCGATCCATGGCGAGTACTCAAAGATATTAGAAAGCGCCGCGACAAAATCGTCCTTGCTGCAGACGTTGAGATCGGCGAGCGTTTTCTGCGACATCTTTGCCCTCGCTATCCGATGTCGAAGGCGTTGGCGGCGAGATGCGAAAGATGGGCGTGCCAGTGCTGCGCGATCTGCAGCCGCGTCGGCACCCAGACCCGCTCATGCTTCATGATGTAGTCGAGAAACCGCATCAGCGATGCCGCGCGGCCGGGACGGCCGACCACGCGGCAATGCAGCCCGACCGACATCATCTTTGGTGACGTCTCGCCTTCGGCATAGAGCACGTCAAAACTGTCCTTGAGATAAGTGAAGAACTGATCGCCGCCGCCAAACCCCTGCGCATTGACAAAGCGCATGTCGTTGGCATCGAGGCTATAGGGGATGATCAGATGCGGCCCGGCCGGTCCCTTGATCCAGTACGGCAGATCGTCGGCATAGGAGTCGCAGGAATAGAGGAAGCCGCCGGCCTCCATCACCAGCCGCACCGTGTTGATCGAGGTACGCCCGGTGTACCAGCCGAGCGGATGCTGTCCGGTGACCTCGGTGTGGACACGGATCGCGTCCGCGATCTCCGCGCGCTCCTCCGCTTCCGACATGTCCTTGTGCTCGACCCATCGGAGGCTGTGGCTGGCAATATCCCAGCCGGCCTCTTTCATGGCGGCGACAATTAACGGATTTCGTTTCAGCGCGTTGGCGACGCCGAATACGGTGGTCGGCAGCTTGCGCTCGGTAAAGATCCGCCACAGCCGCCAGAAGCCGGCGCGCGAGCCATATTCGAACATGGATTCGATATTGGCGTGGCGCTGCCCGGGCCAGGGCTGCGCGCCCAGCACGTCCGACAAAAACGCCTCCGACGCACGGTCGCCGTGCAAAATGTTGTTCTCGCCGCCCTCTTCGAAATTGACCACGAACTGCACAGCGACGCGCGCATTGCCCGGCCAGCGCGGATCGGGCGGGTTGCGCCCGTAGCCATGGAGGTCGCGGGGATATCGGGCGTCCGCCACTTAGACTTCCTCGAACCTGATCTTCTGCGCGCCTTTCCAGAGCACGGTCTTGCCGAACGTCGCCAAATTCTCCAGGCCCGAGGTTAGCGTAACAAAATGATTGCCGGCGAGCTGGCCCATCTTGCTCGCGAAATGCACGCCGCCATAGGCCAGCAGAATCTCGGTCTCGCTGATGCCGCCGGGATAGAGGATGATCTGGCCCGGCGCGGGATAGCTGGTGTGGTTCTCGTAAGTGACGCCGAAATCGAGATCGCCGAGCGGCATCCAGACGCCCTCGCCGCTCCAGCGCACATGGATGGCCTGGCTCTCGAACGGCATCGCCTTGCGAAAGGCGGCGACGGTTTTTGGCGCCAGTTGTTCTTCGAAACGGGCCTGGAAAAC is drawn from Bradyrhizobium lablabi and contains these coding sequences:
- a CDS encoding FAD binding domain-containing protein, which gives rise to MDLNTITEVAHPKSRAQLPVWTAGDAWLAGGTWLFSEPQSHLRRLIDLTDLKWPALTIGEAELSIAATCTVAQLDALACPPEWLAAPLINQCCRAYLASFKIWKTATVGGNLCMSLPAGPMISLTSALDGVCTIWKADGSEQKLRVTDFVIADERNVLAPGDLLRQIDIPLAALKRRSAFRQISLTPVGRSAALLIGSIDSGGGMTLTITASTKRPVQLSFAKGPQAEELREAILDHIPDALYHDDVHGKPAWRKHMTLRLAEEIRRELQGPAHS
- a CDS encoding molybdopterin-dependent oxidoreductase, whose amino-acid sequence is MTFEINDKAFSENPRAGQCLRTFLRDLGHFGVKKGCDAGDCGACTVLLDGEPVHSCLIPAFRADGHAVTTIEGLASDGGTHPMQQAFLDAQGFQCGFCTAGMILTCASLNQAQRQDLGASLKGNICRCTGYRAIEDALDGKTNIEDAAAGTAFGRSLPAPAGPQVVRGAARYTFDTAVEGLLHIKLLRSPHPHAKIISIDKTAALAVPGVHAVLTFEDAPRRLFSTARHERVWMDPDDTRVLDDVVRFIGQKVAAVVAETEAAAEEGCRRLKVDYDILPAVFDPEQAIAPGAPLLHADKTTEQRVTGAGRNIVAETHGEYGDVASALKQSAVTYEGTFTTQRVQHAALETHGGLAWVDASGILNVRSSTQTPFLTRRALTEIFDLAPDKVRVFCERVGGGFGGKQEMFVEDILALAALKTGRPVKLEFTREEQFISTSTRHPMRVSVKAGADSDGKLTALQLDVLSNTGAYGNHGPPVLFHACGESLGVYNCPNKKVDAVVAYTNTLPAGAFRGYGLPQTLIAVEAAIDELAKGLGISPFEIRRRNIVKPGDPMLSPPGSGHNDIFYGSYGLDQCLDLVERAMQAEAPKVELSADWLIGEGIALTMIDTVPPDGHIADAAIALCEDGSFELTVGTAEFGNGTSTVHRQIAATALATTVDQIRLRQSDTAHGGHDTGAYGSTGTFVAGRATQAAAKNLADDLRVFVSTAAKTDPDACVLENDSVVCGKERVSFAKIAETARAQGQSLHATGSSGGTPRSVAFNVQGFRVAVNKGTGEIKILKSVQAADAGRVANPMQCRGQVEGGVAQSLGATLYEEMVIDEGGRVVNPKFRDYHLPSFADVPRTEVLFADTSDTLGPMGAKSMSESPYNPVAAALGNALANATGIRFASVPFKPDRLWPKLQEKFGS
- the pucL gene encoding factor-independent urate hydroxylase, with translation MPLIKNKYGKGRVRVMRIHRDGDRHEVSQLNVKAMIEGDFARAYTHADNSTSVSTDTIKNVVNIVARENTSLCTEEFCQVLATKYLDTYPQVSSVAITAHETKWSRLSFGGKPHPHSFVLDGNGKPTVEVTATRQGSTLASGIDGFTFMKSTQSGWENYVKDPYTTIKETNDRMCATSMVASWKWSAKPENYPATNAKILSTALEVFGTTYSSSVQDSLYRMGEAALAAVPEISEISMACPNMHFIPMNLSAFGLDNHNDVFLPTDEPHGQIECTVGRG
- the uraD gene encoding 2-oxo-4-hydroxy-4-carboxy-5-ureidoimidazoline decarboxylase; the encoded protein is MSQKTLADLNVCSKDDFVAALSNIFEYSPWIAEQAASARPFAGVKALFAAMKAAVDRGAPELRLALIKAHPDLANKTQRAAGLTAESNDEQNSVGFDRLSDAEYEAFERVNNAYRAKFGFPYIVSVRRHTKDSILRDFERRLPNDAKTETRKSIEEICRIAALRLDLLVVGDDRLQVHGRLSTHVLDTHSGRPAAGIAVELVELSELGSSRVVTRTITNADGRTDKPLIGGRPVPIGRYELTFSVGKYFTERQVPMSDPPFLDKIPLRFSVSDPEGHLHVPLLVTPWSYATYRGS